The stretch of DNA CCGTCGAGGCCTTGCGTTGATGCGCCGACTGGACACCGGGCGCTCCAGCCTAGAGCGCTGGCTCGAAGCTGGGCTGACCACGGTCTTCCTGCTGGCGCTCGCTGTCAACCTCGGCAACGCCGCACTGCGGGCGTTGCTCGACACGAGCATGGTCTGGGGTGACGAGCTGCAGCAGTACGCGCTGGTGTGGCTGGCATTCATGGGCGCTGCGCTGGCGACGGTGCAGAACAGCCACCTGCGTGTGGACGTCATCCGCACGCGATTGCCGGCGGCAGCTGGCCGAGTCGTTCAATCCATGGAGGCCGTGCTGCTTCCCGTCCTGTGCGGCTTCGCCACGGTCGTTTCGCTGACCTACGTCGAGCGAATCGCCTCGCTCGGGGCACGCAGCGAGATGGCCGGGCTGCCGA from Rhizobacter sp. encodes:
- a CDS encoding TRAP transporter small permease subunit codes for the protein MRRLDTGRSSLERWLEAGLTTVFLLALAVNLGNAALRALLDTSMVWGDELQQYALVWLAFMGAALATVQNSHLRVDVIRTRLPAAAGRVVQSMEAVLLPVLCGFATVVSLTYVERIASLGARSEMAGLPMWLPHMAVTLGFGLMTTLELLRLPRKLAEARK